In Microbacterium sp. SLBN-146, one genomic interval encodes:
- a CDS encoding DUF998 domain-containing protein: protein MPLAIIAIAGVVLAVVALVIAHLRGTGLSPLRDPVSAYGISEAAPLYRLQTIGTAVAASALAAAVALSDLSSSLPAILALSVLAIARALISWVPMDAAGSPRTATGRAHNLLAFGAFAAASVGGFMVGIAFENSPGLEAFGATTASLGWIMTIASALTIASAIIATLRPIFGLAERLIYGGMLTWLAVTAAAFLTL, encoded by the coding sequence GCGATCGCCGGAGTCGTTCTCGCCGTCGTCGCCCTCGTCATCGCACACCTCCGCGGAACCGGCCTCTCGCCCCTCCGCGACCCGGTGAGCGCCTACGGCATCTCTGAAGCGGCACCGCTGTATCGACTGCAGACGATCGGAACGGCGGTGGCCGCCTCGGCGCTCGCCGCCGCGGTGGCCCTCTCGGATCTCTCCTCGTCGCTGCCCGCCATCCTCGCGCTGTCTGTGCTCGCCATCGCACGGGCGCTGATCAGCTGGGTGCCTATGGATGCCGCGGGCAGCCCGCGCACCGCAACAGGGCGTGCTCACAACCTCCTCGCGTTCGGCGCATTCGCCGCCGCGTCGGTGGGCGGCTTCATGGTGGGCATCGCGTTCGAGAACTCTCCCGGTCTCGAGGCTTTCGGTGCCACCACTGCCAGCCTCGGCTGGATCATGACGATCGCGAGCGCTCTGACGATCGCGTCGGCGATCATCGCAACGTTGCGTCCCATCTTCGGGCTGGCCGAGCGCCTCATCTACGGGGGGATGCTCACCTGGCTCGCTGTGACTGCCGCTGCGTTCCTCACGCTCTGA
- a CDS encoding dihydrofolate reductase family protein, with amino-acid sequence MRPLRYSINVTLDGCCHHEAGLPPDAESMQYWADEMAEAGALLFGRVTYEMMESAWRRPATGLWPDWMEEWETTFAENIDRAKKYVVSSTLRTVDWNAELVHGDLGDTVRRLKQEPGGRLWVGGVTLPLALADLGLIDEYEFVVQPILAGHGPTLLAGLRERIELELVDRREFRSGATVVRYRPTQASVTR; translated from the coding sequence ATGAGACCACTTCGATACTCGATCAACGTCACGCTCGACGGATGCTGCCACCACGAGGCAGGTCTCCCTCCCGACGCGGAGTCGATGCAGTACTGGGCAGACGAGATGGCGGAGGCGGGCGCCCTCCTGTTCGGCCGGGTGACCTACGAGATGATGGAGTCCGCCTGGCGCAGGCCGGCCACGGGCCTCTGGCCTGACTGGATGGAGGAGTGGGAGACGACGTTCGCGGAGAACATCGACCGGGCGAAGAAGTACGTCGTTTCGAGCACGCTGCGCACGGTCGACTGGAACGCCGAGCTGGTCCACGGCGACCTCGGCGACACGGTGCGCCGGCTGAAGCAGGAACCGGGCGGCCGACTGTGGGTGGGCGGTGTGACGCTCCCGCTGGCACTCGCGGATCTCGGACTGATCGACGAGTACGAGTTCGTCGTCCAGCCGATCCTCGCGGGACACGGCCCGACGCTGCTCGCGGGTCTCCGCGAGCGCATCGAGCTGGAGCTCGTGGACCGGCGCGAATTCCGATCAGGGGCGACGGTCGTGCGGTACCGGCCGACGCAGGCATCGGTAACTCGCTGA
- a CDS encoding GNAT family N-acetyltransferase: MPEITIEPATSSRFDDAESALNGGGDGRACQCQWWMLTNRGFDELSVPERTALLHEETRNSPAPGLVAYVDGVAAGWVRVGPRTRQPRLSRTRAYASGSAEDWSDDAVWAVSCFSVRKEHRGQGLNSALLSAAVEFARDNGARVVEAYPIDLAARPGTSSNELYHGALSTFLAAGFREVARPKPHVAVVSLDVGHEAQLGLTP; encoded by the coding sequence ATGCCTGAGATCACGATCGAGCCCGCGACATCGTCACGCTTCGACGATGCAGAATCCGCTTTGAACGGAGGGGGTGACGGGCGCGCATGTCAGTGCCAGTGGTGGATGCTGACGAATCGCGGGTTCGATGAGTTGTCGGTCCCCGAGCGCACGGCACTTCTTCACGAGGAAACGAGGAACTCCCCTGCGCCGGGACTCGTCGCCTACGTCGACGGAGTGGCTGCCGGATGGGTGCGCGTGGGGCCGCGGACACGACAGCCACGGCTCTCACGCACGCGCGCGTACGCGTCCGGGTCCGCGGAGGACTGGAGCGATGACGCCGTCTGGGCCGTGTCGTGCTTTTCTGTGCGAAAGGAGCACAGGGGCCAGGGGCTGAACAGCGCGCTGCTGTCAGCCGCCGTCGAATTCGCACGCGACAACGGTGCCCGCGTGGTCGAGGCTTACCCGATCGACCTCGCAGCGCGCCCTGGCACGTCATCGAACGAGCTCTACCATGGCGCCCTCTCGACGTTCCTCGCCGCGGGATTCCGTGAAGTCGCCCGCCCGAAGCCGCATGTCGCCGTCGTGAGTCTCGATGTGGGGCACGAGGCTCAGCTCGGTCTCACGCCCTGA
- a CDS encoding low temperature requirement protein A, which translates to MTDVISRLGLRRMTARDTGERHRVATPLELLFDLVFVVAVSQASQNLHHLISDDHVGQGVLSYLMVFFAIWWAWMNFTWFASAFDTDDWLYRVLTIVQMAGVLVLAAGVHAAMVDFDFLVVTWGYVIMRLALVAQWLRAAASDPSMRRAAMRFAIGISVVQVFWVARMYLLEGGAQFWSFFVLVAAELLVPVWGETAQRTSWHPHHIAERFGLFTLLLLGESLLASANAIIDALGEGEHVPELLSLAASGLIVTAGIWWVYFAREQHGRLRGVRDGFGFGYLHYVIFAAVGAVSAGVEVELDEILGHAEVSPEVAGLSLTVPIAVVVASAWLILLRTQIAGWASAIVLASAALIAGAGLLPVGEYVVAAMLLIGVVIVIETDATRRERASAVRA; encoded by the coding sequence ATGACAGACGTGATCAGTCGGCTCGGTCTCCGGCGAATGACCGCCCGCGACACGGGTGAGCGTCATCGGGTGGCGACGCCTCTCGAGCTGCTCTTCGACCTCGTGTTCGTTGTCGCCGTGTCGCAGGCCTCGCAGAACCTCCACCACCTCATCAGCGATGACCATGTCGGGCAGGGAGTCCTGTCGTACCTCATGGTGTTCTTCGCCATCTGGTGGGCGTGGATGAATTTCACGTGGTTCGCGTCGGCCTTCGATACGGATGACTGGCTCTACCGCGTCCTCACGATCGTCCAGATGGCCGGGGTGCTCGTTCTGGCAGCGGGTGTGCACGCGGCGATGGTCGACTTCGACTTCCTCGTCGTGACCTGGGGCTACGTCATCATGAGGCTCGCGCTCGTCGCGCAGTGGCTGAGGGCTGCGGCATCCGATCCGTCGATGCGTCGCGCCGCGATGCGCTTCGCAATCGGAATCTCTGTCGTGCAGGTGTTCTGGGTCGCCCGCATGTATCTGCTCGAGGGAGGCGCGCAGTTCTGGAGCTTCTTCGTCCTCGTCGCCGCAGAACTGCTCGTGCCCGTGTGGGGTGAGACGGCGCAGCGGACCAGCTGGCATCCGCATCACATCGCCGAACGGTTCGGATTGTTCACGCTCCTGCTTCTCGGCGAGAGCTTGCTGGCATCCGCCAACGCGATCATCGACGCGCTGGGGGAAGGCGAGCACGTCCCGGAACTGCTGTCGCTCGCCGCCTCGGGGCTCATCGTGACGGCGGGCATCTGGTGGGTGTACTTCGCGCGCGAGCAACACGGGAGGCTGCGGGGAGTGCGCGACGGGTTCGGTTTCGGCTATCTGCACTACGTGATCTTCGCGGCCGTCGGAGCGGTCTCAGCGGGCGTCGAAGTCGAGCTCGACGAGATCCTCGGGCACGCTGAGGTCTCGCCCGAGGTTGCAGGTCTCTCGCTGACCGTCCCGATCGCGGTCGTGGTCGCGAGTGCGTGGCTCATCCTGCTCCGGACCCAGATCGCCGGATGGGCGTCGGCGATCGTTCTCGCGAGTGCCGCCCTGATCGCGGGCGCGGGCCTGCTTCCCGTCGGCGAGTACGTCGTGGCGGCCATGCTCCTGATCGGTGTCGTCATCGTCATCGAGACGGATGCCACGAGGCGAGAGCGTGCGTCTGCCGTCAGGGCGTGA
- a CDS encoding RNA-binding S4 domain-containing protein → MTRVDAWLWAVRVYKTRSIATTACRAGHVRVNGERAKAAQPVKPGDEIRVRISGFDRILVVKQTIAKRVGAAVVGESVDERTPPRDPTPIMAQRDRGAGRPTKRERRDIDRLRGRDA, encoded by the coding sequence ATGACGCGGGTGGATGCATGGCTCTGGGCGGTGCGCGTGTACAAGACCCGCAGTATCGCCACGACCGCGTGCCGTGCGGGACACGTGCGCGTCAACGGCGAGCGTGCGAAGGCGGCGCAGCCGGTCAAGCCCGGCGACGAGATCAGAGTGCGCATCTCGGGATTCGACCGCATCCTGGTCGTGAAGCAGACGATCGCCAAGCGCGTCGGCGCGGCGGTCGTGGGCGAGTCGGTCGACGAGCGGACTCCGCCGCGAGACCCCACCCCGATCATGGCTCAACGCGATCGCGGTGCCGGGAGACCCACCAAACGGGAGCGTCGCGACATCGATCGCCTGCGCGGCCGAGACGCCTAG
- a CDS encoding NUDIX hydrolase — translation MTIEPPAADEPRLPFGPRDPGDAWVVAPTGEQYWGRFGAAGLLAIDPALGVLLQHRVSWSHFGDTWALPGGARHEGESAVDAALREAQEEAGVPDGATRPRLLSVLDLGYWSYTTLVADVVEPFEAVITDRESHELAWVPIDEVDELPLHPGFASSWRVLRAALSVRPAIVVDAANVVGSVPDGWWRDRPGAATRLLERVAGLAERGVRAQELGLAEDVWFPEWSVVVEGAARDVAARDEIHVVRAPGEGDDTIAATARDLVDHGRTVIVVTSDRELSQRAADAGASVRGARWLLDQL, via the coding sequence GTGACGATCGAGCCGCCCGCTGCAGACGAACCGCGACTGCCGTTCGGTCCGCGTGACCCCGGCGACGCGTGGGTCGTTGCTCCGACAGGTGAGCAGTACTGGGGACGCTTCGGTGCCGCGGGACTGCTCGCGATCGATCCCGCTCTCGGCGTGCTGCTCCAGCACCGCGTGTCGTGGAGTCACTTCGGCGACACGTGGGCGCTTCCGGGCGGAGCCCGTCACGAGGGCGAATCCGCCGTCGATGCGGCTCTCCGGGAGGCGCAGGAAGAAGCGGGCGTACCCGACGGAGCGACGCGCCCGCGGCTGCTGAGCGTCCTCGACCTGGGCTACTGGTCCTACACGACGCTCGTTGCAGACGTCGTCGAACCCTTCGAGGCGGTCATCACCGATCGTGAGAGCCACGAGCTGGCGTGGGTCCCGATCGACGAGGTCGACGAGCTCCCGCTGCATCCCGGCTTCGCATCATCTTGGCGCGTCCTGCGTGCCGCTTTGTCGGTGCGACCAGCGATCGTCGTGGATGCCGCGAACGTCGTGGGCTCCGTGCCCGACGGGTGGTGGCGCGACCGCCCCGGTGCGGCGACGCGCCTGCTCGAGCGTGTCGCAGGACTCGCTGAAAGGGGAGTGCGCGCTCAGGAGCTCGGGCTGGCGGAGGACGTCTGGTTCCCCGAGTGGTCCGTCGTGGTCGAGGGCGCAGCCCGCGACGTGGCGGCGCGGGACGAGATCCACGTCGTCCGCGCACCCGGTGAGGGCGATGACACGATCGCTGCGACAGCACGCGATCTCGTCGACCACGGGAGGACGGTCATCGTCGTCACGAGCGACCGCGAGTTGAGTCAGCGCGCGGCGGATGCCGGTGCGTCGGTGCGCGGCGCCCGGTGGCTGCTCGATCAGCTCTAG